The segment GGAGCCCCAGGGACTCAAAAGTATTTGGAGTGGGGTCCTGGGATATCGTTGCGGGCCCCCGGGCATCCTTTGTCCAAGACCCCAGAATTGGACCGCAAAGGGAGGGCGGGGCTCAGCTCTGGGAGGGCCTGGTGCAGAAGGAAGCAGACGGCCCGGAGTGAGGGGTGTGACCAGGGTCCTAGAGCAAAACCTTGGTTAATCTCTCATCCTGGAGTTGAGCCTGGGAGCAGGACTGAGGAGGGGCGAGCGGAGCGGGAAGTCGGGGGAATAGGACTTCAGTCTGGGGGGCGCTAGTTAGGGAAACGGGCGGAGCCAAGGAAAGGTTGAAGCAGGCGAGGTCTGGGCGTGGTCTCTACCAACTTCTTGGGCTTGTTGGTCCTCCTCCCAGGCCCACTTTTGCTACTTTGACCCTAATCTCCCAACCCTAACCTGCTGACCTTGATCTCATGTTGACACTCCTAAGCTTCCGGAGAGGGCTTCGTGCTTGAACACATGGCCCCAGACAGGTCACAATGGACCCGGAGCCCAGATCTCTAAGAGCAACTGCAGAGAACGGGGATGTCCCTGCCCAGGGACTGGCAGGGGTCTGCAGTGTGTGGGAGGCGGCGGAAGCATAGAACTGGGCTTTGCCGACTCTTAGCCTGCAGTTTCACGAAGCCCCcattcagtgcctcagtttctccttcccGAGTTCCAATATGCCTGTCTGCAGGAAGGCAGGTTAGCAGGGCTACTCTCCTCGCACATTTCCACCTTACCCCGAGCAGGTCCTCGAGGGTTTGCAGCGACTCACGCTCGCGCACACGGGCGCAGACCCCGGCCCTCACCCCGCCTCTCCCTCCTGAATCCTCCGGCTCTGTCGGCCCCAGGTCCCTCACGCCCGCAGCGCTACCCCTAAAGGTGGTGTGTACCCTGGAGCGGGATTCTGGGGTGAAGTGGGGCGGAGAGGGCATCCAGGATTAAGACGTCGGGAAGCGCTTTCCCACCTCTGCTGGAGGTAGACACTGCGCAACCAAGCAGATCAGTTAGCTCTTCTCTGGAGACTTCAGGACCGCTTACGCGCCACCGCCGAGAGGCAGAGGAATGGACTGGATGACCTTCCTACACCCGCCATCCCCCCACTCTCACCCCGACTCCCTGGCGTTTTTCCCTCTCCTAAGGCTGCGTCACCCACGCCTCCTGCCGAGCTGGGTGGGTGTCTCAGCTCCCTCCAGGGCGGGTTTCAGGGAATGCAGTGGGGAGGGCAGAGTGGTTGCTACCTTCTAGGTTGCCCTTTCGCCGAATCTGGCACCTAGTTGTGCAAATGAGGCCGGGCTTTTTGCATTTCATGCTAATGAGCAGGTCCCTGAAGAAGTGCCTTTCTCTCCTGGCGGGAGTCCCTGCTCTCATTCCGGCTTACGCCAGCGCCAGTGTTGAACTCTCAGTGGTCTTCTGGGAGAGGGGACTATTTATTACAGTATGCCCTCAGAGTCTGACACCTTTTTCCCTCTGGGCAGTTGGCAGTCTGCCTAGTTGGCTTGCCCTTCCCAGACAAGATCAGGGAAAGAGGCCCCACTCTAATCACCCCCTGCCCTTaacaaagaaaatgaagccaAAGAGGCTTGCCCAGTCCAATGGTCAGGTTTCCTAAGGGTCAGCAGACCGCACAcctttgtccatcaccatcctCTAACCCCCACCTCTGGGTTGAACTTTGTTCTAGAACATACTCATAAAGGGGGGCAGATAACATGCACTATCAGGGCAAAGCATCCCTGAGCTTGGGGCCACCTAAGGCATCCAGACTCCTCTGCAGGACACCAGGGGACTCTGACATCCCTATCAGAGATGCTCACTGTTGGTCTGAGTGCAGGAGGTAAGGAGGGAGGCAGGACCCACAAAGAAGGCAAAGGAAGCCGTGAAATCATCTTTAACTCCAAGCCTCAGCTCTGACATTACCTCCTCAGGGTGGCCTTCTTTCAGCAAGTATTTAGTTAAGTATTACAGTACCTACTAAGTGCCAAAGTGCCGAGGACACCGTACTGGGTCACACCAGGGTCTGTAATCTCAGAGGACTTGGCCCAGCCTGGGTTTATGTCTCTATTTATGGCAATGAAATGGTTGTATTCCCCTCTAGGCTCTATGTTCCTTGAAGACAGAGGCTATGTCCATTTTGCTCATCaatttggcacatagtaagtaggTGCTTAGTAAATCTGTGAGATGAATAAATAACCTCAGGTAGACAAGGGGAATGGGAGGGGTAAGAAATTCCTTTCTCTGGGTCTCAGCAGGTCTATGTCTAAAACCTCCTCTGATTTGAGAGGCGAACCCCCATATAGACCCTGCTCCACCAGCCCTTTCAGCCCACTCCCGTTTACCCCTCCCTCAAGTCTGGACGGCTCCCTCAGGAACTGAGAGAATCCTCCCGTTGGTGATGCTCTCTGCTCAGCAATGACACACTGTCCCATTTAGTCACCGCCCAGCCTTGGGAGTTGGCGGCTGGGTGGGTGCTGGGAGCTGGGTGGTGTTTTttagatagggaaactgaggctccaggaaATGATGAAATTACTTAGGTGACTGCCCAAACTACGAGGCCCTGTCTCCAACGGCCCTGGCCCACAGCTCCTCCAGGACAGTCCTACCGGCAGAACAAGGAGCGTACTCAAGAGGgaccaggaaagggaaagagaggctgAAGACTTAAAACCCCACATTTGAGCAAGACTTATGCTCAGCTGTGCCCTCTTTAGAAAATGCAAGCACTTCTAAGAGAACTAACTCTCCTCAGAGCTCATTTACCAACTCCCACTGTCAGGTGTGGGATTCCCTGAtcgctcagttgggaaagaatccgcctgcgacgcaggagaccctggttcgattcctgggtcaggacgatccgctggagaagggataggctacccactgcaggattcttgggcttcccttgtggctcagctggtaaagaatccgcctgcaatgcaggagatgtgggtttgatccgtggctttggaagatcccctggagaagggaaaggctacctactctagtattctggcctggagaattccacgcatggggtcacaaagagtcagacacaactgagcgactttcactttcactttcattgtcagCATGCCTGCTACCAGGGCAAGGAAAAGaggtgagacagagaaagaagactGGCTGAAGGGGCACTGTTGTTGCTAGtaactcaggtgtgtccaactctttgaggaccccatggactgtagccagccaggcttctccatccatgggatttcccaggcaagaatactggagtgggtggccatttccttctccaggggatcttcccaacccagggatcgaacctgagtctcctgcattgcagacggaccCTCTGCTGCCTATCCACCACAGAAGTCTGGATGGAGGGGCAGGAAACACCAAATGACTCTCCTTCATAGCTGGACTTCCTGGGGGGAGAGGAAGCCTTAGTAGTCTTTATTGTATGCCAAAGACCCCAGAAAGAATGAGTTGTGTCAGATGCTTTCAGACCAGTTTTCTTACCCTCTCTGGGTCTTGAACATCTATTCGTATGAAGCAGAAGGTACCTACCTTGCCATCTCATTCATGAGGGTCAGTGGGACAACTGAGTTAAGAGGGCTTTGCAAACTGCCTAGACATTTTCAAAGCCACGGCTGGGGCTGAAAAAAAAGGCCACCTGGGCTTTACCATGCTCCACCCTCCCTCCTCgagcttcctttgtagctcagttggtaaagaatctgcctataatgcaggagacccgggtttgattcctggtgtgggaagatcccctggagaaggaaatggcaacccactccagtattcttgcctgaagaatcccatggactgtagtctgccaggctcctctgtccttggggtcacaagagtcagtcatgacttagagactaaaccaccaaccaccaccctCCCTCCTCATTGCACCTCAGACCAGGTTCTGCTTATCCAGACTTCCTGGCCAGGGTGAACAGGCTTCAGCCAGAAAGGGCTAGCTGACCTTGTTGGCTGGAGCCGTAATCCTCTCCAGGCTTGCCACCGGCCCATCTGCCCATACGCAGGTCCCAGTGACCATTTGTGGCTGTGATTAACAGTGTGCAAGGGGTGGCGATGGTCCTGAGCAGAACTTGAAGTGATTTACTTCAGTCTCCCAGCCCCTTCCAGCTCCACTCCTCCCCTCTGCTGACATCCCTACCAGCAGTGGCCCCATTCAGATCTTATCTCTAGCAGCCTCTCCTGGCTCTCTACTGCTTGGCTCTGGGGCTACAAGGGTACCTAGGCTCTTCAGACCCCTAAAGGGCTCAGGGTTGAGGTGCAGCCCCATTACTCTGTACTTGCCCTTCCCAAAGAACACTTCTAGTCCCCTCTTCCTGAAGGAAAACTAGATGGGGCTTCCAGGACCTGTGAAGATGTGGGTGCCAAGGATGAATCTTGTGAGCATCTCCCAACACTGAGGGAACAGGAGATCACAGGCAGGCAGCGGTTGTCACTGCAACAGGAGGTACTCAGGTTTGCAGAAGGACTTCCAACCCAACTTTCCCTGGACTGACATATATGAAATCAGGGGGATGGACAATACGACTTCCTGTGGGAAGGCTGGGAGCTGGATAGATACCCCAAAAGAAATGTCCTTGGTCCTGATAAGAGCAGCTCCTATAATGGACcagaaaatatacaaattccATGAAACATAAAAGCTCATATGAAGCATCCCACTTCCCCAGCTTAaaattggagaagacaatgggaaGGACCAGAAAATACACAAAttccatgaaaaataaaagctcataTGAAGCATCCCAGCTTAAAATTGGAGGAAACAATGGGAAGAGAGGCAGCGACCTTTCTTAACCCTGTCTGAGGGCGAGGACCGGCCTTTCTCCTCTTGTGCAagtccacaccccacccccatccctggtgACCATTACCAGTCCCCTGACCTCAGCCTCACTCAGGTTGTAATGACCATGGAGGGGGGCGGAGTCAGTCTGGTGTCCtttgaaggtaaaagaggaatcCAAGAATACAGGGGGATCATCTAGGGGCTCCCTGAAAAAGGGACCCTGGGCTGCTGGTTCCCATGCTGGAGCCCGAGGCCCCTCTCACAAGCAAGGCTGAGGCCCAGAGGTTACCACGGGACGCTGTTAGGTTTATTCCAGGGTGAGCGGGTGCTCGGGGGGAGCAGCAGGGATGGCCGAGGTCACCTGTTGACATGGTGCCCAGGGGTGGCCAAAGGTTCTGCAGGGCCCTGCAGGGCCTGAATCTCTGGTTGGTTGGGAAGCTTCACCTTCTGCCCCAGCCCAAGGTAGGGGAGGCAGTCACTGATGGAGCAGTTTCCGTAGTTCGCAGGGCTCGGTGATGGGCATCGAGCAGGCCTGATTCTCACACACATAGGCGGTGGCCCGGTCTTCTATCCGCCGAAGGGTATTCAGGAAGGGCAGCTGGCGGGACAGGAAGCTCGAGGGGTCCCCATCAGCCAGAATCAGCACCTGGGAGAGCGGCAGAGAGAGTCACCCGGGGCCACCCAGACACCAGCAGGACCCACTGGTGGGTTTCTTCTCCAAGCcttcagaggagccagagatacTGGGGAGCTGAGGAAGTGAGGGGAGGCCGAGAGTGGGGCTGGGCTCAGAGACCAAACCTTGTTAGGGATGTAGATGGAGTGGACACACTGCAACAGAGCCTTGGTATCCTTGGCCTGAGGGTCTCCACAGATCACAATCTAGCCAGAATAGAAAGGTTAACTCCAGTGACTGATGCCAAGAGGCTGGGTCCAGACCTAACAGGCCCTCCCCATCCTCCTGCCACCCATCCTATATGCCTAAGAAGAAATGGGGACTCAGCATCCCCCAGATCAGCGGCCAGGAGGCTGCATCAGATTCACTGCTCAGCAGGTGAGAGcacgtacacatacacacacacacaaatgagaaTATACTACGTGGCAGGGTCATATGTGCATGAGACATGCACACATGGGCAGAGACACCAGCACACATACATAAGACTTGATACACTggaagacacacaaacacacagacagcCACACACAGGGAGACACACTCATCACATATACACAGAGCAGATGCCCACAGAGAGGCAGacaccagacacacacatacacacataaacacacacacacagaggcacagatACACCggcaaacacacatatataagcaGGCAAGCCTAAACATGGGGCATACACATACAACCAGGCAATCATGTACTGGTGAACACTCACCCCAGCACACACTGAAAGGCAGGCACACAGTCACACACCTCCAGAGTTACACAAAtccagacgcacacacacagcaatAACACACATAGGGACACACACCCAGAGGCACATAACCTGCACACACTACACCGCTGATCCAACTATAGcgacacacagaggcacacagacacacatttcaGCAACCACAGGGATCCATGTTTAACCCTCTGCTCGGAGAACCCTACTCATAGGAACTCACAAGGGCACCTGCTCGTGATGGAGACCTGCCTCAGACACATACAGACTCTTCTGCCTGAAAAAAAGCAGCCTTACAGACATTCCCTgggagacacacactcacacagggaTACACACTCAGGGACCTGAGCTCTGGGGACAGCCCCAGGAACTCCACTCCATGCCTCCATTGCAACCCCAGCTTCCCTTCCACCCTGGGTCCCAGGCCAAGGGCCCCACCTGCTTGAGGGTCTGCTGGTGGGCTGAGAGGGCGCGGACCATCTCAGGCAGTGCCACGGGCACACGGCGCATGCGCTCAGAGAAGGCGGTCAACAGGCACACACACTTGTCCATCCAGTCCTTGTGGCCCGTGAAACCGTGCAGCCGAAGCAGGTTGTGGGCCGACACGGAGTTGGCACTGGGCTCCGCACCATCCTGGTCTGCAGGGGACAGGGAGGCAGGGTCACTGGGTCCCAGGACCCTGGAACACGACTGCTGCCAGGATGGcagggggatggggtggaggagTCCCTGCCCACCAGTTCCTGCCCCAGGTCTGAGAATGAGTGCCAGGCCCAGCAGTGACTGGCCCTTTGCACCCTCACATGCATCCTCAACTCCACCTGCCCACACTGCGCTGTTGCTCCCCAGGGTCCTGCATCTCCCAACTGAAACCTCCACCCAGCCACCAACTGCCCTTCCTCCCGACTTCCTCACCTCCCACTTCTAATCCACTGTGAATCTGCAGGGTCTGTGGCCAGAATAGATCCAACCTGGCCACTTCTCCCATCTTGTACTTCTGCCTTGTCTGGACCTTCACCACCACTTGCCTGGCCTGACCACCACTAACGGCTCCCTACCTAGCCTCCTTGTTTCCCCATCCCTTCTCTACCGCCAGTCAGAGTGACACTCTGAGATCTGAACCAGAGCAGATCGCAACCAACTCGAAACTCACCAGAGCCCTCTACTCCTTGCCACATTTGTAAGACCCTGCAGGGATCCAGCCCTCCGGGCATCCTCCCCTCATGCTGGCCTCTgcccctctgtcctccaggaCACAAGCTGCCCATTCAGAGCCTCTCAGGGGCTGTTCCTTCCACCTGAAATCCCTCTCCTGCTCCTGCAGGACTACATGGCTCTGTCGTGCCCTCCAGTCCTTGGTTAAATGACACCTGTACAGGTTTAATTTGACTTCCCTGCTGAGTTGGGCCCTACCATTGTTCTGTCAGGGCcctttcagtcattcagttaacatttattgagcacctaattACATACCAGATGTGCAGGAGATcctggggatacagcagtgacAACATTCTGACCCCAAGACACTTAAGTCTGGGTGTCGTTAACAGACTAGATGCATCAGGTGATGCTCAATGCCACTGAGAAAAGTCAGGAACGGGGTACACAGTGGGCAGCTCCTACTTCTCCACGGCACCCTCAATTTTAACTATGCATCTGTGTGTGCGATTTTGCTTTAAATAGTACAGTCTGTGCACTGGCTCCCTTACTACCTAGGAAGCCTTACGACAGTAGGGATGAAGCTGGCCTTGTTTAGTCTATCTAGGCATGTCAGTTACTGTCACTAAGCATGCTCACAGAACAGCTACATTAATCTCCGTGTCAACCATGTAAGGAAATGCCACCATTAGCTCCATTTAGCATATTAAGAATCTGAGGCTCTGAAATGTAAAGAGACCAGTTCAAAGTCACTCAGTGCTAAAGATGTAAGCCCAAGAGGGCCTGGGCCCTGTCCTTGCCAGCTCTTCACCACCACACCGCACTTACTCCTCCCCCAGGAAAAACCAAGCCCGGTGGGGTCCAGTACCCCAGGCCAGCTCCACACCCTCACTGACCGTCCTTCAGACGCAGCGGCAGGCCAGCCCCCAGCTCGGCCTCACTGCAGAAGTAGCCGCCGCCGCGGGAGTCCCAGAAGAGCCTGTCCTGTGTGTCCTGCAGCCGCAGAGCCCACTCGAGCCATGCACTCTCCTGTGAGGCCTCGTATAAGTCCAGCAGGCCCCTCACCACAAAGGCGTAgtcctccaggaagccccagcATGGCGGGTTGCTAGGGGGACAGGCATTGGGGACAGGCCAGGAAGAAAGGCACTTTCACAGAAGAGGCCCTTTTCACATGCTTTTATTTAACCCTCAAAACCTAGCTCTTGGGTAGGTCCTGTTagcccatttctcagatgagcaAATGGTCTCAAGGAGGGTAAGAGCTCACAGTGGGCAGCAAGCAGAACCAGGACTAGCACCTACCCAGAGGGGAgcagaggggcagagagaggccTGGGCTGCCTAGGGAGGCAGGCTTTCCCAGGCGGCCCGGTACCCTACCTGTGCTCCACAGTCCCACCAGCGCCTGCATAGCAGGTCCGCATCAGGCGGCCACTGGCCACGTCAAACATGTGCCGCTTCAGGAACTTGGCACCGTTGATGGCATAGCTGACCACCCTCTCCTGGCCCAGAACAGCCCCCGTCACAGCGAAGCCAGACACCATCAGTCCTGGAGAAAGGAGACATAGGGGGTTGTGATCCTGGCCGGGGCTCCCCCGGGATGTCTATCCCAACCCCCCAAGCTCTGACATCTCCCTGGAGCAACAGGGCAACTGCATAAGAGTTTAAGCTCCagagccaggcagggctgggctcctgtctctgtgtgaccttgggtggatTACTGTAGGCTTCAGTTGGCTCATTTGTAAATTAAGGACAGTAAACctgacaaagaaaaaattaatattcacCAGGTGCCTGGCATACATAAGGGCCCTTGGGAAGGGGAATTCAATATATGGATCAGGCCTCAGACACACCACCTCACCGTTCCAGGCAGCCAgcatcttgctgtccaagtgcGGCTTCGGCCGATGTTTCCGGGCCTGGAAGAGCTTCTCGAGACCTGAATTGAGTAAGGTTCGTACAGCCTCCACGTCCAGGCCAAAGCGGGCGGCAGTCAGCTCCAGCGAATACCGGACAGTCAGCACGTTCTGGCCCTGCAGCTCCCCCTTGGGGTCCTGAGAAAGACAGCTCCTGTCCAAGGGAGTCCACCGGCCTGTGTGGTTTCAAGACCTCTCCTGTGATCTCAGCACTCCTCACCTGACTGGGGCTGATGTTGCCAGCCTCCGTGAGTCCATAGTGCTTCATGAGGAGCTGGCCTGAGGTCAGAGGCTCAGTGGCACCCAGAACAGGCTCAGGGAGGAGACGCTGGGCCTCTTTGACAGTCCACACGTAGAAGGCGCCCTCTTTGGGCCGCATACCCCGCTCCGGTGGGGAGTCTGCATCCTCTGCACTATAGAAGCCTCCAGACTGTAGGGAGGGGAGACTTGGCTGGCCCCTCCCTTCAAGGCAGTGGAGGCCCCGAGCCCTCCCACAGCCAGACCCGCCTGCCTCAGTGGACACACACCCGGTGACTCAGGTTCCGAGCAACATACTGCAGGATACCTTTGGCAACTTCGGAGTAGAACTCGTCACCAGAGATCTGAGTAGGGAGGAAGGAGGCTATAAGCAGAGGTCTTTAGGTACGAGGTGGGCAGTAAGTGTTCTCCCACGGGGGCAAGGAGGGAGGCTGGATAGTGAACATGAGACTGAATTAGGGGTGAAGTTAAGGGGGAGCCATAGGTCACCAGGAAGGCCCTGGAAGGGGCAGCCAAGGGTAGGTGGACAGGCTGGGTCTCTGCTCAGGGCTGGGGTCAGGGGTCACCTGGAAGGCTTGTGAATAGGCCACCGTGAGCTGTGCCTGGTCATACAGCATCTTCTCAAAGTGGGGAACGTGCCACTGGCGGTCCGTGGAGTAGCGGTGGAAGCCCTGCGCCAGGAGGAACATGGGGCTGGAGGCGACCCcagccactgcccccaccccgctGCCGCCTGCCCCCCACCGCTCACCTGCCCCACGTGGTCTCGGATACCCCCGTTGGCCATCATCTTCAGGGTGTGCAAGGCCATCTGCTGGGCCCGAGAGCCATCCTGGGTTAGCCGGTGGCTGAGCCAGTAGGAGAACAGGAAACTCAGGATCACTGCGGACACCAAGAATACGCAGGTTAGAGAATAGGAAGGGCAGGGGGCCGAGATCTGGGTGATCAGGACTTTGGCCAGGCGAAGGTTAGGGGTTTATTCAATAGGCAGTCTCTCTGGATAGGCTAGGTCAACCCAGAGGACAGGTGATAATCACCAAGGTCAGCATCAGAGAGAGTCCCTGCTAAGACCAAAAGTCAGAGCTTCACTAGATAGCTACTGACAGGCAGGATGGGGTTAGGCGGTCACTGGCCAGACAGGAGAGTGGGAAGTTAATAACCGAGACAGGAGTCAGAAGAGATCACTGACTAGGGTCGGCTTCGGAAGGCCAGGCCAGGGCTGGAGTGGGCATGGGGCAGGGGGCATCGACCTGGTGTGGGGAACTTGGGGGCCTCGGCAAAGCCACCATACTCCTCATCATAGCCCTCATCCAGCTGCTGGAAGCAGCGGCTGTTCATGGTGGCAGCGGAAGGTGGCAGCTGGCGGTCACCCATGCTGATTGCCGACCGAGCCAGCAGAGCCGTGGTGACCCGCTGACTGTTCTCTAGCAGGGTGCTCTTGTTCTGTTTCCACTGTGGGAGGCAGGGGCAGACCTGGAGGTCAGCATGGGGTGAGGGCCCCTTGCTCCCCTCACCCTTGACCCCTGGCCCCCTCTATTCCCCAGTGCCTACTCACCTGGTCCCGTATCCTCATCAACACCGTGCGGAAGCCAACTCGGGTCAAGCCATCCTCAGGGGGAAAATAGGTGCCCCCCACAAAGGGCTGTAGGTTGGGAGTCAACCACACACTCATGGGCCAGCCCCCACCACTGCTGGTGGCCTGGCAGAGAGAGGGCAAGGGTGAGGGGAGCAGCCCCATGTACACGGGCAACCACCCAACCAAGGGAAGACCACTCACCTGCACAAAGGTCATATACACCTTGTCCACGTCAGGCCGCTCCTCCCGGTCCACCTTCACGCTGACAAAGTCCTCACTGAGCAGGCGGCCAATCTCCTCATTCTGGAAGGACTCCTCTTCCATCATGTGGCACCAGTGGCAGGTGGAGTACCCCACTGGAATAGGGCCATGGGGGCCAGGGAGGACCACTGGCTGGTCAGAGAGGGGCAGCCAAAGGACTCCAGCTGGGCCTATGATGCCCTAGCATCTAGTTTCCTGGAAGGCCCCAGGCCCAAAGGAGCCATCCCCTATCTACCACCACTCCCCTGCGCCCATCCCAGGAATGGTGGATGCAGTACCTGAAAGAAAAATtggcttgttttctttcttggccTTGTCGAAGGCTTCCTGTCCCCAGGGGTACCTAATGCCAGTAGAGCGGGGCATCACTCACTAGCTCGGGAGGGGGCCAGTAAGAAGATTGAGGATCTAGCTGCCCAGGAGGGCATCAGGAGAGGACTCaccagtccacagggttgtaggCATGTTGCAGGAGGTACGGTGACTTCTCATTGATCAGGCGGTTGGGGACCTTCTGGGGCGTGGACTGAGAACAGTTAGTCCGGCTCCCCTTCCCTCCAGCAGGCATGGACACTGAACTACTGACCGTCACACTTCGGTCCTTGtcccgggaggagctacccctgGTGTGGGCAGGTGGGTCAGGCAAGTCAGACCAGGAGTCTCCACTGCTTCCACCTACACCCAGCCCAGAGGCCCACCtgaccacccccccaacccctcacGCCCCGTGGAACTCTCCCGGAACCCCCTGCTCCCAGCCCAACCCACCTTTCTGAACCACGGGGGAGACCGTGGCCTTTGTGCTCCCCCTTGTGTTTTTGGGGGGGTGAAGAAAGGTGGTTCATTGGGGGCTCCCTGCCAGGTTAGTCTCCCCCAACCTCTCCGACCTGGTGGTGGGAACGATGATGACTGTGAAGTCAGGGCGAGTCACAATGGGTGGAATGGTCCTTCAGGCTCCATTCTCTCCCCTCACCGGGCCCCACCCAGGGTGACTGTGCTGGAGGTATTTCTGGCATGCCTGCCTGGGTATATGATCTGGGCAGGAAGGCTGCTGGCTGCTGTGTGTAGGACTGGGCCAGATGAGGGGCAAGGAGAAAAAATTCATTTGGCATCAGGGACTCCCTCACTCAACATCCATCCAGTGGGCACTTCTGGGGGGCCAGGTCCTGTGCCAGACCCCCATGACCCTCAAAGAATCAGTAGCTGGCTCTGAtctcagggagctcagcctgggagGGCA is part of the Budorcas taxicolor isolate Tak-1 chromosome 19, Takin1.1, whole genome shotgun sequence genome and harbors:
- the SPATA20 gene encoding spermatogenesis-associated protein 20 isoform X1; translated protein: MLAARALRCRCRGFLLPGAGPVLALSYRGSSSRDKDRSVTVSSSVSMPAGGKGSRTNCSQSTPQKVPNRLINEKSPYLLQHAYNPVDWYPWGQEAFDKAKKENKPIFLSVGYSTCHWCHMMEEESFQNEEIGRLLSEDFVSVKVDREERPDVDKVYMTFVQATSSGGGWPMSVWLTPNLQPFVGGTYFPPEDGLTRVGFRTVLMRIRDQVCPCLPQWKQNKSTLLENSQRVTTALLARSAISMGDRQLPPSAATMNSRCFQQLDEGYDEEYGGFAEAPKFPTPVILSFLFSYWLSHRLTQDGSRAQQMALHTLKMMANGGIRDHVGQGFHRYSTDRQWHVPHFEKMLYDQAQLTVAYSQAFQISGDEFYSEVAKGILQYVARNLSHRSGGFYSAEDADSPPERGMRPKEGAFYVWTVKEAQRLLPEPVLGATEPLTSGQLLMKHYGLTEAGNISPSQDPKGELQGQNVLTVRYSLELTAARFGLDVEAVRTLLNSGLEKLFQARKHRPKPHLDSKMLAAWNGLMVSGFAVTGAVLGQERVVSYAINGAKFLKRHMFDVASGRLMRTCYAGAGGTVEHSNPPCWGFLEDYAFVVRGLLDLYEASQESAWLEWALRLQDTQDRLFWDSRGGGYFCSEAELGAGLPLRLKDDQDGAEPSANSVSAHNLLRLHGFTGHKDWMDKCVCLLTAFSERMRRVPVALPEMVRALSAHQQTLKQIVICGDPQAKDTKALLQCVHSIYIPNKVLILADGDPSSFLSRQLPFLNTLRRIEDRATAYVCENQACSMPITEPCELRKLLHQ